The Leishmania major strain Friedlin complete genome, chromosome 23 nucleotide sequence TCTTATCTTGGTGGTGCTGAACTCCGCGCTAACGTCTTCGTCCAGGCTTTTAgtgctctctttctcgtgtgtgtgtgtgggggggaggggggggttcCTCACCGTACAGTCCATCTCACACCTCCACACTACTTCGGTGGGTGTCGCCAATCTTTTCACTCTCCCGTGGTGCACATATAGAGGGCGTAGAAAGACCGAATAAAAAACAATCGATCATGGTGCAAATCGACGCGGAcgctcgcgctctctccatGTTATCTGTCCTTTCCCCGCCGACCCCTTGCAGAGGCGTGCGTGGCCACGTGCCCACAGGTGTGCAGGCTagcccccttctctcctctctccttggTCCATTCCCGGTAGTTTTAGGtaggaggaagaggtggatCGGAGAGAAAATGATGGCATCCTGCCCCCGTGTACACGACACAGCCGCGCGCATGTCAGTGAGCGTTCTCGACGCCTGCCACTGGAGCGCTCGTTGTTCCCACGCGTTTCGCTTTTatgttgttgtttttcaGTTCTGCGCCGTCTTgttgtgtgggtgggtgggtgtgggttCCGGCCTCTTTGCAGCGACCTCACCTGCAGACGGAAGccacgcagcaccgcacagGAAAGTGGGTCGACGCCCATCTCCGTCTACCCatctccgccttcgccgacTTCCCTCGTTATATAATACGCACCggcaaacacacgcacacttaCAAACGTGTACTGTCAACGCATTCTTGCACGTGCGCTTCCGTGGCGCCGTCTTCTCCTAGAATGACTTCTCTCCACCAACATTGCTGATCATCGCTGCCTTGTGCCAtcacacacccacgcacgcgcatccaCACATTTCCCCTTCCACCCCTCGCCATCCCCATTCGATTGTGTGGAAGCAGTGCTGTGTCGCTCTCAGGCGCTCTTCTGCCTGCTCGCCGTGCTCCCTCTGTGAGCGGATGCTCACCTGTTGCTCATCTAGTGCCGGTgccacacgcaaacacatTCTTCTCTCGGGCCGTGCACACGCCTCGGGCCAGCATCTTGCGCTCAATGGGATGCAAATCATCAGCAGAAGCGAAGCCCAGCGAAACGCGTTCGCCCTCAGCTCGTCTATCCCGAAACAGCGTGACGACACCTCCCGATCGGATGGACACGGCGCACCGTCTGCATCCAGCCGCCCGTGAAGAAGTCGATCTCGACCCTGAAAACGTCGCCGGTGCGGAGCACATTAGCCCGTCCGTCGTCAcagcccgcagcagcagccgggTTGCTGCCGTTACCCTGCATGGCATCTGTGGATACACCCACAACGGTGTGCCTGCGTACAGCAATGGCACCTCGAACACATGGCCGTGGATGAAGAACTTCTGCGAAGGTATCTTCATGGGGTACCAGTGGCAGTGTGTGGAGTTCGCCAGGCGGTGGCTCTGGGTGACGCACCGACTGTTGCTGCCGAAGCGTAGCTGCGCCTACTGCTTTTCCAGCTGCACGTACGCATACCGGCTCAAGAAGGACTCATCACTCATCTCGCAGCGGGCACGTGCTGCAATGCACAAAGCTGCGGCAGAGACCGGCGCTGGCTCGCCATCGTCCTCCAAGGAAGTGAATGCCGCGACAGAGGCGAGGCACCTTGGACCGTGCACGAGCAGAGACACCTGGGAAAAGGTACCCGCCAAGTTCGTGAAGCAAGGCTCACTGGTGCCTCCGGTGGCGGACAGCCTGATTGTCTACCCGATAAGCTGGGGTAGCCCGTGGGGGCACATCGGTGTCATCACCGCCGTTGACCTGGATCGACATCGTGTCTACGTTGCTGATCAAAACCGCTACTTTCACGACTGGAACGGCTAGTCGTACAGTGCCGTCTTTTGGCTGGACTGTGACAAGGACCGATTCTACATACGCGACCACGAGAGCGAGTGCATGGGGTGGCTAACATTTCCAACCGCGGTGGAGGGGCACGACGTGTGGTGTGCAGGTGACCGGGCACCGCTGAAGGCATGCGAACGACAGCAAGCAGCGGGGCgtgaaaacgaaaagaaatgAAGCGCCCCCCCcttacacgcacacacacacaccacccctcccttccctcctcccagTGCGCACATATTGCGCGTCTCGTGGCGTCtgccctccccacctcctGCAAGCGCCTCCTTGGTCGCATCACTGCTTTGGATTTGTTTTCCGCTGTCCGTGTGTATGCTTTagtccctcccccctcctccctccctcacgtCTCGGTCGGTCCACACTTGCCACGCCTTGAAGGGGCAAAGAGTAGCTCAGACCGAGCCCAACCCGCCGCACGGCATACAATGCgtctccctctgtgtgtgtgggtgtgtgtgtctacgcCATGTCTATGGCAAAGAACACTGGCCATGCACGCAGAAGATTGACAAGTGTGCGAGCCACGCTGCTCAGCGCTCATGGTCACCGCCTTTACCCCTTGGCTGCTCTCCCTTTATCCGCcacctcttcttcccttcACCAAATCCCagtacacacgcacccacacgcgtGTAGTGGTCAACGCAGCCCCGCACAGAATCACGCAAGCGCACTTATCCACTGCCGTCGCTCGAGGTGCCCTTtcctcaccctcccctcttgTGTGTGGAGGTAAGGCGACCATGGTgtgccgcacgcgctcgccTTGGGCCGACCCGCACAAGCTCCCCAAGCTTGCGCCACTTTCCTCGCCATCATGTCGTCGGAGCCAGCCAACAGACACCGCAGTCAATGGAGTCTTACAGCCGACCCGCGGATGCCGagctcagcggcagcgctgacaCAGTCGTCGTACTTGCACGCGCTCGGCGCcacacagcagctgcagtcgGAGTCGCAGCATTTGCCGAAAGCTCGCAACACGGTCGCCTCTGGCGCATCGATCAACCCAGCCATGGCGactgtggcgcagcagaaggcTCGGTACGCGCGTGGCCCTTACGTCCCTCCACCTGCCTTGCGTCGTAGTCGCCTCCACCTGGGCCCCACGGCGGACACCAGTGGCGTGCTTGGCGGAACACAGCACATCTACGAGGGTCGTCGCGCCCTCACGCAGCCTGCAACGTGGTCTCTGCCGTTGCAGTCTGCTTCCGCACAGCGCCGAACGCCTGCAGGCGCGGGACCGACGACGCGTGCGGCGGTCAATGGGGATACCACATTGCACCCCcttccgccaccgccgccgtcacttCATCCAGTCCCTTCGCCACCGACTGAGTGGTGTCAGGCCCTCGTTGCGCTTCAAGAGCGTCAGCTGCTCTGCTGGCAGCAACTCATAGAGACCCAGCAGCTCATGACTCACCATGTTGGgcggctgcaggaggagTTGCAGTATGTGCGCGAAGTCCTGAAGCACGGACTTGGCAAGCACTCGACGACGGAGGCGGTCGTCGCGAGCGCGACAGATCCACGCAAGCGCTCCCGCTCGGAAGGCCATGACCATTTCGAAGCTGCAATAGTGACCAaatctgcagcagcagtgccgactgccagcgccgcgacCTCGCAGCGGAACATGACAGTGCACGCCGTTCGTTTACTAGGAGAGAGCACCACCTCTACGCCTGCCGTCGTGCAGGACGCGGCAGCCTGTCGAGGTGTCGCCCAGCCGGCAGAAGTCGCACAAAGGTTTTCTTCGAGACCATCCGCAGAGCGGAAggagggcagcggtggcgggagcggtgctgcacacTCAAAAAGCactgctgacgctgccgacAGCGAGGCAGATATCTTCATGCTCTGACAAGGACTGCCCACCCTCACAAGAACCATACACGGGTGATGTTCACGCACGCCTACACACCGACCTTAGCGCGTCACGGAAAcggtgttgtgtgtgtgtgtgtgtgtgtgtgtgtgtgtgtgtgtgtgtgtatatgtgtgtgcgacATACTACAC carries:
- a CDS encoding putative trypanothione synthetase, translating into MGCKSSAEAKPSETRSPSARLSRNSVTTPPDRMDTAHRLHPAAREEVDLDPENVAGAEHISPSVVTARSSSRVAAVTLHGICGYTHNGVPAYSNGTSNTWPWMKNFCEGIFMGYQWQCVEFARRWLWVTHRLLLPKRSCAYCFSSCTYAYRLKKDSSLISQRARAAMHKAAAETGAGSPSSSKEVNAATEARHLGPCTSRDTWEKVPAKFVKQGSLVPPVADSLIVYPISWGSPWGHIGVITAVDLDRHRVYVADQNRYFHDWNG